In Candidatus Nitrosotalea sinensis, the sequence CCTAACATGGATGATAGCCGAAAAGAACTCAAGTGTAAGGAATGTGGCATGAAATTCAATGATCCTGTGCACTTGGAGAGACACTTCAAATTTGCTCATAAAAGAAAACATGATGGATTTGTGCAAAAGTGGTATTGGGAAAATTGACCATGTCATAAGACTTTAGGATATGATTCACTCTGTTTCTTCAAATCTACTTGTTCTGCATTATCGTAGATGAGATTCGTCTTTTCTAATTAAATACTTTGGCAGTATTTGATAGTTCAATGAAGAGTTCACCTAAAAAATCATCAAAGAAAGAAGGAAATAAAATTAGAAACATTGATGTCAAATCAGAAAGAGTACAAATTGATTTAGATTTTGAGACTGCAATGCTTGAGATGAGTTTTGAGAATCTTGCTGGACTTATGAAGACTTTGGGAATACCATCACCGCAGACAAAAAAGATCAAGCAGCAAGCAAGATTGATTGCTATGTTTAACCAAAAGATGATTGAATCAGGTCATCCTGAACAAGTAATCAACATGGGAGAAAAGATCATGCCATGGATAGTAAAGATCTCAACAGCTGAGATGTTTATGGAACCGCTTGGAAAATGGATGATGGAAATGGTTGGTAAGAAAAAAGGTACACACAAAATTGTTGAAAAAACAAAATCTATGAGGGCTTGAAAATGGGAGTCCCACTAAATCCTCTCGCAATAAAAAAAGCAATGGATGTAAAAAACTGGGTAGACAAACATCCTCTCAAATGCACAAGCAAGTTTGTTGACGTACAAAAATCTAAAGATGGAAAATCATATCTTGCTATCTTTGAGTTTGGATTTGCTACTGAAAAAGAAGCACAAATGTTCAAAGATATCTATGACTTGGCAGAAAACTTTGGAATCTGATTTCCAACTATGGAGTGTCTTATTTTTATTCGACAGCAGAGTAAAAATACGAAGGCACTCAATTTTGATTTTCGTTTAGATTTTAGATTCTTGCAAGTTCCAGCAATTTTTACACAAATATCCTCTAAGATTCCATTCTTTTTTTGCACGACGAGGCATAAAACCAAGCCTTGCATTACATAAAATACAGTTTTGTTTTAGCTCATCTTCTGATTTTTGTCGTTCATTAAAGCACGGTTCACATAACCAACCTTTGAGATCCCATTCTTTATTTGGTTTCCAGAGATACAATCCTCCAGGCTCTGCACCACATACTACACAAACATCATCGGTCTTTTTCTTTGGAATTGGTTTTTTCATATAGTCAACAAAGCATTTTGCACACAGTTGACCCTCAAGATTCCATTCTTTCTTTGGCTTGCTTGTGTTAGGAGTGCGCTTGTTGCAAACAGAACAGTGTTTCTCTTTTTTTCCTCCAAACAATCCCATTGCATTTAAACATGAACCCTCTATTAGAAAAGGATTTGACCATAGTACATCATTACAGTCGAAAGTACTGTCAGTATAGTAGATGGAAATGTTGGAACCGTCTAGGTATCGTCTTTTTTTGGAGAAGGCTTTCTGCGGAAATACACCGTAAATCCTCCGCCAACTATGACTAATACAATCAGTATAACCCAAAATTGTGTTGGGTCTACATAGTTCCACATTACAGGATCGTCTCCAGGATCGACCTGGGCTTGAACGCGGTTTATTGTCAGAAATAACAGTGTTGTAATCGTAAATAACACAGCACGGATTTTCATTGAAATTATGATTTTTCTTTGTCTATAAAGAACTATGGCCCATTTTCATTTGTCTATAAAGAATCAGGATGATTTTTACGACATATGCCATGCTTGTGTAGTTTTGAATTGAAAAGGCACATCCCAAATCAAACCATGGACAATTTCTTGAAAATTCTTAATCGTAGAAAAATCATAAACAAGACTGAGATCAAAAAAATATTCAAAGCAAAAGGAAATTCTGGTACGGCAGAAAATCTTGAACTATTCGTACTCTGTTCTATTGATTGCTGATTTGTAGTTGAATTTTGATTTGTGTTTACATTTGGATAATTTTCATATTCTGAACTAGTACCTGTAATTTGGATAATTTTATCACCTTGCAAGAATTGAATAGTGAGTGTTCTGTTGTTTTGATCTGATTGTTCTTTTTGCACCACGCTTTCCTCGCCATCCACTGTTACCATAAAAGATGCGTCAGAGCCATCACTTGATTTTGCATCAAGTAATTTTCGTGGAAGTGAAATTATTACTGAACCATAATTATCAGAGCGTATTGATACTGTCAAAGACGACATTTTTGGATCAAAGGACATTTTGGTTATGGAACCACCAAAAATGACATACGGAATCTTGAAGATTTGTAACGTGTCTGGGTCTTGTACCTGGAAAATGCCATTTATCGGTGCAGTAGTTGATGTATATGTAAAAGTAGTTTGGTTCTGCATTGTTGTGCCATACTGGACCACTATGGTATAGAGACCTCCTGTTTTCCAAAGCGAACCTGATATATCTACGACGTAAATGTAAGAGCCATCTTGATTAAATGTAGCAAGTCCAGTCTGAATCACATTGCTGTATGGATCTAAAATTTTTACAGTCAAAGTATTTCCAGGGATGACTGTTTTAATTGTACCAAAAACTACAATCCTATCTCCGTAGATGTATGATGGTTTATCAGTTGTTATCGTAATGGCCTGACTTGAAGTTTGGGCATGAATTGATTCAAAAGTGCTAGTAATTACAAGTACAGGCAGCAATATCAAAAATGCATATCTGATTGTTGAGAAATTTTCCACTGGTATCAAACATCAACATGCTGGAAATAAAATTATTCTATTTTTCAAATCTTGTAGTAATACTGCATTTACTGTAAATTGCAACTCACTTTCAAACATGTTTTATTACATTTGAAAATCATATCTAGTCTGTGTCTACAATATCTTCTAAACATACCTGCACAAATCTTATCTAATTTTGTTGCCATAATAGTACAATGGAATATCTAGTTGAAGCAGAAAACATTGATGGTCTAATCCCAATGAAAGATGTGCCTGACTATATCAGCCACATTGTGATTCCAAGCTATGAGAAATTGATCAAACTGGAATCTGAACACAAGATAAAAGGAGGACTCTTGGCAGGGCAACGAGCAGGCGCATTCATAATGGATGCATCCTCACCTGAAGAGCTAGGTAAAGTGCTAAAATCTATTCCTTTTTGGGGAATGGTAAAGTGGAAAGTAACTCCTCTCCAATCATTCAAGTCAGCCTTGGAACAAGACGGCTCTATTGCAAAAATGCTCTCAGGAGATTAGACTTGGATTATTTTTTTTTATGATTGGAACTAGATGAATCATCATGTGTCATTATACCGTGGATTTGTTTTACTGTTCCAGGTTCTTGTCCATCTTTTGTGCTAGTCTATCAAGTTTGTCAGCATCAATCTCTACTTCTTGAGTTATGTTGTCTGTGGGACATGCTGCTATGGAAAATTTCAAAATGGCACTGATTGTCTTTATTTCTTCTTCTGTTAAATCTACCATGACCATGAAACCATTGCAGCACTGTTTCATATAAGACGCTATGTGATTATCACTGTCTGGGGTTCACACAACCAAATTTTACATGAAATATGTCTTCAAGATCTGGCCTGAAAATCGGAACTTGACTTAAATAATTGGTCAATTATACCAAAAAATGTTGGACAAAGACAGCACAATCAAGAAAATTGACGAAATAATCATGGTTCTCTCAAAATCCAAAAAACAGCCTTCCATCTTGACACAAGATGAGGTAAAAGCAATACAAGGCGTATTTGGAGAAGACCAGCAAAAACTAGCCAACAGGCTTGAAGACCTTGTTGTATTATTGCGAGATGATCCTGACAACAAGAGAGGAATTAGAGATGCAAGACAGATAGCATTTGATGAATTTGGCCATGTTCCTCCAGTATGGAACGTGCTAAAATCAGTTGAATCTCTGTTTTAAAAATACACACAATATTGTTATTCAGATATTTTATGGCTGAACAATGTTAAACGTGAGTTAAATAAAATCAAGGCCAATTTATGGCATGTTTCCAAAGACTCTTGGAATAATACTTGGAGCTTCTGCAGCCGGAGTCATTCTCATATCTACTGCCATGATGTCTGCATCTGGATGGGAGACACCAGGAACATATGTTGGAACAAGCGACGCATCGCACATGCCAACAAGTACAACTCATTGCTATTCTTTTCAAACTGACTGCAAAAATACCAATACCAAGATTCCTGCATCAGACTTGGATAGCGGAGCATTTCTAGGTGCCAACTATCACTAAATTATACCATCCTGTATTTTTTTTGATAAATATCAACCAGGGCACTCCATTGGTCAAAGGATTGCCATACTAACATCATCCCACTGGAGTACTGTGGTCTGATATCTACAAAATAATTATGAC encodes:
- a CDS encoding muconolactone Delta-isomerase family protein; this translates as MEYLVEAENIDGLIPMKDVPDYISHIVIPSYEKLIKLESEHKIKGGLLAGQRAGAFIMDASSPEELGKVLKSIPFWGMVKWKVTPLQSFKSALEQDGSIAKMLSGD